The DNA segment TGGTTGTTCGCTTGCTCGGTTTTATCAAAGTTGTTAAGCGTGACATTCCATGAAGTGAATGGGGTGGGCTGGAAGTACGCGTATTCGAACTTATTCGCTACGGCGCCATCTGTAATGATGCTGATGTCGTTGGTGGTTGGATCATCAATGCGATAGTAGAACGCGCGTGACACGGGGTTAGAGCTGAACTGGTAATCTTGATTTTCGTATCGATCGGCATAGTTGCCTGAACTGGAGACACGCAGGTTGAGTTGCTTGCCATAAGGTAAGTTTTCACCCTCTAAGAACACTCGTACCGTGGATAGCCTAACGCGGTCAAACGAACAGAGTTGGACTTGCTCTAATGGAATAGAGAAGTTGAGCTGTCCGGTTGTTGCAAAGCTTTCGAGTTGTTCTGGGCTGGAAATGGTGTAGTTATCGATGGTGAAATCTTGTGGTGCGGGTTGGAAAGAAGACAGAGCATTCACATACTCACTTTCGATGGACGCCAAATCAAACTGGTAGTCCAAGTAGCTTTTGTTGAGAGAAGGCGTGATCTCGCTTGGCTTCAATGCCCAATATTCGTATGCCTGAACATAGTTAGATAAAGCAACGTACATCGGACGTTTGAAGTGCATCAATACTCTCGACAGTTCACGTTCAATCGAATCGAAGCTGTCGGTGTCTACCTGGTAACCCCCAATTGCATCATTCAGTCTTTGCTGTTGATTGATGGTTACGTTATTGGTTAACAGTAAGTCGACCAGCTTTGCTTGTTCCTGAGCAAAGTTAAGCTGGGTGATGTTAATTGCCTTACCCAGAAGCACCTGTTTCTCTAGCTCTAGTAAGTACTGTCTTGTCCCTTTAATGCCTAAGCTATCGGCATATCTTAAGTTGCTGCGGATCTCGGTGATCATCAGATCCCACGCTAGATTGCTTTCATTGATGGTTGGGATATTGAAGTTAAAGCCATCCATCGCTTCCGATATCTTCTGGAACTTGATAGTTGATTTAATATCCGCGGTGAGCTGAGAGATACCAGAAATCGTTTTAGTGACGCTATCAATAATGCCCGTGACAGACTTGATATTGGTGACGAGATTTTTCGCTTTTTCTAATGCTTCTGGGGTTTTAGCCAATTGCTCGGTTAGGTCATTGACCCCTGAAAGGTTGCCTGTGAACACGCCACTCACTGCACTGCCAATCTCGGCTATTGCTTTGAAAATCGCCAAAGCTGCGTTGAGTTGCTGCTGGGTTTTCCAATTCTCTACGCCAACTAGATAAGTCGTTCTTGCATCGAGAGTCACTAACTCCTGAGCTTTGTATTGGCTATCTACTTCGGTCAGGCTATCGCCTATCTTGTCTATGTTGGACTGGGTTTGTGTGATGATTGAAGTTTGTGCTCTAAGAACGTCTTCGATGTTAGCGAGTGCCAACTTAGCCGCTTCAATCTTGTCTTCAATGACCGTGCTTCTGTCTTGAATAATGTCCCACTGAGCTTGATACGCAACCATCGCTTTCAGATACGCTTCGTATTTATCTTGGTACAACACCTTATCGAGATAAGGTACGTATTGGCTCTCTTTGGTACTGAAGCTAATGAATTGTTTGAACGCGACGGTTTGCAAGTAAAGGTCTGAAAGGATTGGATCGTCTTCTACCACTGAACCTGAGTAACGTAAGCTCTGTTCAACCCAGTTGATGAGGTCGAGGCTAAGTTCTGGGTTGGTATCGTATAAGCTGGCGGCCATATCAAAAGAACGATTAACAATGTCTGTAAAAGGCTCAGAAGCCAATTTCATTTGCCCAGTGATGTTCGAGTCAATGGTGGTTCTTCGGTAGTGCTCTCCTGCTAATACTACAGATTCACCATCGCCCGTTTTTCCTGTTAGAGCGTCTCGTGTAATGCTGCCATCGCTTTGGAAAGCGAGCACATTAATCGGTGTCTCTATCTCGCCCGCAATCACAGAAATTGAGGCAGCAGAGCCTTGTTGTCCGAGCACAAATGTCGGCGTGCCTTGGCCAACAATTTTACGCGCAAAAATCAGGATGTTTTGGTTATTTACGAGCAAGTTGAAGTTCTCTGGAACCTCAATCGTATCTGCAAAAATGACAACTTTTGAAGGCTTAGTGACATAGAGGTTTTGCTCTGCAATCCAGTCACTTAGGTTGATGTGTAAATCGGATGTTGAACGCGATAGGACGCCAACATCTGAATAGGCCGATTGAACCCAAGTTGGGTATTCAGTTGAATTGGGTAAATTGTTCAGTTCAAGCCAGTCGCTAGAAAAAGCCTGTGGAGAAAATGAAAGAGAAATAATAATAGGTAGAAGTCTCATATTTATGTCCTGTCGAAATTAGTAGTCACCAAATTTTGGGTAGCAGAAGCCGCCACCTTAATTTGCTTAAGGTGCGGCTTCTTATTCGGAAGGTAATTTGGCTATCTTGTTATATTTTTAGCAGTTTCGTTGCTGTGTATAGCGTTTCTGTATATAGCGTCGATTTTATCTGTCGCGCTACTTTTCGATAGGTATAGGGACTAATCCATTTTTTGGATATATGCATTGTTTGCGAACGCTTTTGCTTTCTCACTAATATTACTCCAGTTACTTTCCGCAACTGTTGTATTCGCAAGAGCACCTATCGCACCAAGCATGGCATCGTCTTTCATGATATCGGCATTATCCTGAGCTTGTTCTAGTGCAACGAGTAACGAAGTGAAGTCGGCATTCATTTTCTGCCAATTCAGTTTCAGCTTATTAATATGTGGAATCGCATTTCCAATTTGCTGAGAAATTATCTCGATACTCTCTGAAGAGCGATGATAAGAGTTGTATATCTTTTGCGTGTAAGTTAACTGCTCTTGAAGCTCTTTTACTTCGCTTTGTAATTCGTTACGAAGTTTACGTGCTTTTTCAGCTTTGTCGCCGTAGACGCCCATGATTGGCCCTGCAACCAGAGGGAACCATGCATAAGTCACTGCAGTAGAGGCGACCGTAACGTAGTGAGTGTAATCTTTGTTGAGTTGAGTAATACGCGCATTAATGTCGTTCACTCGTTGCTGAAGCGCACTACCATCATCGCTTAGATAGCCGTTGTGTGTGCCTTCCAACACATCTAGCTGTAATTTTTGCGTGTCCAGTGTGGCTGAGAATTCCAATAGATTGCCGCCAACGTCAGACACTTCTTGTTGGTATCTCATGGAAAAGTTCTGCAAGCTTTTTAGGTAAGCAATCGCCATTTTTCTGTTGCGTTCTACCGCTTCAATATCTTCCGGTAGTGGCGAGAAAGCTTTGGCCAACATTTCATTTAAGGCATCACTCAAAGGGTTGAGCATGTAGTCTTTGATTTGTGCGTAATTGGCCAAGCTCAATGAAAGGCCAACAATGCTCGGGTAAAGGTCTTTTTTCCAATAAAAGGCAGTATCGTGAATATTTGAGTATTGCTCGACCAGTGCTTGAAAATTAGAGAAAGGAATGTCGTTAGGAATACTTAAAGTCGACTTCATACTGGCTTCTGTCACAGGCAGTGCTAAAGCACCTTCGACATAGGCTTGGATCTGATACCACTCTTGCTGTTTGAGAATAAAGTTGTCGGTATCTAAATCAATAAAGACGCCATTCTCACCGATTATCGTATCGTAGGTGACTTGAGGTATGTTTTGTTCAGCTGACGCTTGGTTAACTTGAACTGGCGCTGCTTGAGAAGTGAAAGCAAAAGAAGAAAGTAGCCCAATTGAAATCGAAGATAGTACGAGTGTTTTAGTGATTTTTTTCATCGTTTAGCCCTGTTAGATTTGTTATTAGCTTTTTACAAAGACAATAATCCCCCTACCATTCGATGGAATTTTTAAATATTTATGAAGGGTTATTGAATAGTTTTATATTGTTATTCTTATAATTATTTTTTTGTTTTTAAAATAGACCCCTTTAATGTGTTTTTTGTTTTTATAAGATTTGGTCAATCTATAGTAGATTTATAATGAAAAGTTCTATTTAGATCACATATTTGGATTCATATTGATTGATTGTTGATCTATTGAATTTAATGATATTTAAGTCACTACTCTTGTGTCTTTTGTCAAGCTAGGTATGGAAAGGTCTCGAGAGGTTTTTATTCTATTCATAAATGCGATAAGTGATAAAAGTATAATTATCATCATGATTTCCATTATTACTAAATCTGTTGATTAATTTGATGAATATATAAATAGAACGAGCGTTTTAAATTTGATCTGTGCCAAATAATGTACGGGTTTTATATTAAGGAAAGTTTCTGTTAGTGGCTTTTTATTAGCGAGTGTTTTATTAGTGGAAATTATATTAGATGAAGTTAAATTAGATTCTCTTTAATTAATGACATTGTTTTGGATTTATTAAATCTGGAATTATTTAAGGAAATAGATGGATACGTAGGTTGAGAGGACATCATGTTCATAGGGTTTTAGAATGTTTGCGATATTTTCGAATCTTTGCGGATGTTCGGGGTGTTTGCCCATCAAAGCCACGCGCTTTGGCTTGCAGTGTTTGATGGGCAAGTGTCTTAGTTAGTTGTTATTCATCGCCAGCTTACCGAGCTTCATCGCTGCGGCATGGTGGCGGTGCATCAATTGTTCCATGTCTACGCCAATTACAGCCCCATCATTAACTCGCCATTTTCCGGCTACCATCACCTTATCCGCTTGTTGAGCGCCACAAAGTAGTAGTGCAGCCAGTGGATCGTGGCTGCCAGAGAAACGAATATCATCGAGTTTGAACATCGCGATGTCGGCTTGTTTTCCGACTTCTAGTGTACCGATATCCGTTCTACCCATTGCGCGTGCTGAGCCTGACGTTGCCCAGCGCAGTGCGTCAAAGTGTGAAACATTGGCAGAACCATACTGCAGGCGCTGTAAGTACATCGCCATGCGCACTTCGGCAATCATATTGGAGCCGTCATTCGAGGCCGAACCATCCACGCCTAGCCCGACTTTCACGCCAGCGGCTTCAAGGTCGTTGTTCTTACAAATACCAGAAGCCAGCATCATGTTGGAAGTAGGGCAGTGGCTGATGCCAATGCCTGCTTTACCCAAGCGCTTGATCTCTTCTGGATTGAAGTGAATGCCGTGTGCAAGCCAAGTGCGTTCATTCAGCCAGCCGACATCTTCTAGGTAATCGACAGGGCGTAGACCGAACTTCTCGATACAGAAGTCCTCTTCATCGAGCGTTTCGCATAGGTGAGTGTGCATCATCACGTTCTCACGCTCACTGATCTTGGCGGTCTCTTTCATTAGATCGGTGGTGACTGAGAACGGCGAACAAGGCGCGAGTGCGATTTGAATCATCGCCCCTTCATCACGCTGGTGGTAATCGCGGATCAAGCGTTGGCTGTCATCGATAATGGTTTGTTCGGTTTGAATGGTGTGTCGTGGAGGTAGCCCACCTTCATCTTCCCCTAGGCTCATGGAGCCGCGCGTAAATATCGCTCTCACACCTAGTTTCTCTGCGGCCTCGACTTGTAAATCGATGGCGTGCTCTAGCCCGTTTGGCAGCAAGTAATGATGGTCTGACGCTGTGGTACAGCCCGACATCATTAACTCAACCAGCGCCAGCTCTGTGGCAAGGCTCATCATCTCTGAGTCGAGGTTGGCCCAAACTGGATAGAGGCTTTGTAGCCAATGGAAGAGTTCTTTATTCAGTGCGCCGGGGTAGGCACGCGTTAGGGTTTGATAGAAGTGGTGGTGCGCATTGATAAGCCCAGGAGTCACAACATGACGAGAGGCGTCGACGCTGTAATCTACGGGTAAGGTCGGTTCTTTGTGTTTGCCAACCAGCTCAATGATTGTATTACCTTTAATGACAATACCGCCTTCTGCATCAGCCAGTGAGCCAGTGTAGATTGCGAGAGGATTCTTAATCCAGATGGTTTCCATTCATAGTAGTCCTTAGCCATCTCAGCCTTTTCAGGGAAGAGGGTCTTTATTGGTATTTGCTGTTGAAAGATAAATTCGAATCAGGGCGTTAAAACGTTCAATGCTCTAATCAGCCCTGATCCTACGGAAATCGGTTTTACGTTAGTTTGAGACTTAGTTAGTTCGAGAACCAGCTAGTTCGTTTTTGGCTCAGGGTCATCTGATGCTGCTTGAACGTCTGCTTCTGTACTTGCTTGCTGAATCTCTAATTGCTCGTCTGAGTGTCGTTCTTCTTCTGCTTGCTCTTTCATTTCTAGCTCAACTTGCGCTTGGCTTTCGGCCAGTGCTTCTTGCTCTTCTGCTCGTGAAGACTTTGGTAAAACAAGGTTCAATAGCACCGTCATGATAGTACCGGTAGTGATGCCAGAGTGAAGAAAGTTCGCAAGGTCATGCGGCAAGTGTTGCAGTAATCTTGGTTCGAAAGTGACGGCCAAACCAGATGCCAAACCAACACAGATTACCAAGGCATTTCGCTTGGTGTCTGCGGCTTTGATCAACATGCGGATACCCGCGTAGGCAATCATTCCGAACATCACAAAACCCACACCACCTAGAACAGGTTTCGGAATCGTGACGGCAATAGCGGCTAATTTCGGGAATAAACCGCCTAAAATTAGCAAACCACCGGTTGCAGCCACTACATAACGACTTGCTACACCTGTGATACCCACAATACCGACGTTTTGACTGAACGATGCCAGTGGCATTGCCGTTAAAATCGAAGATAAGGTACTACCAAGTCCATCGCCTAATAGACCACGTTTTAAGTCTTTACCGCTGACTTGGGTTTGGCAGTTGTTGCCTAGTGCCATGAAGTCACCTGTTGCTTCGGCGATAACCACGATGTACACCAAGCTCATGCTGATGATGGCACTCGCAGAAAAGGTAAAGCCATATTTGAAGGGCTCAGGTCCGCCAACCCAAGCGGCAGAGCTGATTTGCTCAAGGTCGACCATGCCGAGTGATAGCGCCACAATATAACCGCCCGCTAAACCAATCACGATGGCCGAAGCGGCAACCGCGCCTTTACAGTAAACCGATACGCCGACCACGATGCCCAGCGATACAAGGGCTAGAAACAGTTTAGGTAGTGTGGCGAATTGTTCTGTGTTGGCAGGGGAGTCTCCGACCCAGTTCATGGCAACCGGTAAAATGGTTAAGCCGATTAAGGTAACCACTACACCACTTACCACGGTTGGGAACAGTTTCCGAACCTTGTCCATATAGAAGCTGGCACCAATCACCACGAACGAGCCGATAAGCGCTGAGCCCATGATAGCGGCGACACCGCCTTCGTTGCCGATTGAAATGGCGACGCCCAAAAAGGCAAAGCTCGAACCCATCACCACAGGCAGTCGAATGCCAACAGGGCCAAAACCGAGACATTGAGCGACGGTTACAATACCTGACGCCAGCAGCGCAGCATTGATCAGCGAAACGATCTCGGTGTTAGGCAAGCCAATTGACGCGCCGACAATAAGGGGAACAGCGACGATGCCACCAATTGAGGCGAGCATGTGCTGTAATGCGAGTAGGAAGGTTAAGCCGTGAGGCGGTCTTTCATTTAGGGTGTACAGAAGTTTCATTTGATATTCCTCTGCCTGTGTTTCCGTTTACAGGCGATTGGCGGTCAAATAATGACTTCTACAAACTGCGTAGGGTCATAAAAAAGGTGCACTAACCGAGCGGATATTTGTGTGTTCCGCTGATTAGCACAATTAGCTTTTTCTTAAAAATGTTGTTCTAGCATGTGTCTTGGTAGCTCGGCCTGCGAACAAGCCAAGCGATAGTTACGTTGGGTGATTAACCGATGAACACGAGCTTCGCGACAAAAATAGCCGCTAAGAAGTACATCGAAATCGAGACGTCTTTTGTTTTGCCTGTCGCCAGTTTCAGCACTGTGTAGGTAATGAAACCCAGTGCGATACCATTCGCGATAGAGAAGGTCAGAGGCATCATTAACGCTGTAATGGCTGCGGGAGCACCGTTGGTGAAGTCTTTCCAGTCAACGTGCTGCATGCTGCTCATCATCACGAACGCCACGTAAATCAACGCGCCAGAGGTTGCGTAAGCCGGGATCATGCCAGCAAGTGGAGATAGGAAAATTGCCGCTAAGAACAACACACCAACCACAATCGCAGATAGGCCTGTTCGTGCGCCTGCTGCAACGCCCGCTGCACTTTCTACGTAACTGGTTACTGGCGGACAACCCACACACGCACCTGCCACACTTGAGATACTGTCGGCTTTAAGCGCTTTGCTTAGGCCTTCAATTTTTCCTGTTTCAGGGTTAGTTAGGTTTGCACGCTCAGCCACGCCCATCAAAGTACCCGCGGTATCGAACATGTTTACAAAAAGGAAAGCCAAGATAACGCTGATCATTGAAACATCGAGAGCGCCCATAATATCCATTTTTAGGAACGTAGGCGCTAAGCTTGGTGGCGCCGCGAAGAAGCCGTTGTAATGCACTAAGCCAAGCATCATACCGACGAGCGTTACACTCAAAATACCGATTAACACCGCACCAAATACTTTACGCTCACTAAGAACAGCGATGATAAGGAAAGCGATAGCGGCCAGTAGCGCTTCAGGTTTAGTGAAGTCACCTAGTGACACCAGTGTTGCTGGGTTTTCGACGACGATGCCTGCTGTTTTAAGACCAATTAGACCTAAGAACAAACCAACGCCCGCAGTCATGGAGTAACGTAAACTCACAGGGATACTTTCAATGATCCATTGGCGGACTTTGTAGAAACTCATCCCGACGAACAAGATACCTGAGATAAACACCGCACCCAGTGCCACTTCCCAGCTGTAGCCCATTTCGCTTACTACCGTGAACGAGAAGAAGGCATTCAAGCCCATGCCCGGCGCAAGGCCGACAGGCCAGTTCGCAAATAACCCCATTAACAAACAACCGATAGCTGCACCAATACAGGTTGCGACGAATACCGCTCCTGCATCCATACCCGATGCGGCCATAATTTGTGGGTTAACGAAGATGATGTAAGCCATGGTTGCGAAGGTGGTGACACCGCCGACCAACTCATTTTTCACACTGCTTCCGTGGGCCTTAATTTTAAAGAGTTTCTCTAAAATTCCGTTATTCGCATCTTGGTTGAGTATTTCTGTTTTACTCTCACTCATGTCAGCAAGTCCTTTTATGTTGTGATCCATTTATTGAATACAGCGAGATTTCAATATTAAGTTTTAAGGTTTTTTCCTAGCCGCTATTTCTTTAGCTATCAGTTGATTAGTCATCAACTTCTAACTAATAACGTTATTAGTATTTTTATATGAGCGTGTTTAATGAGCGCGCATCATTTTAGATGCACGCACTAATCTGCTTAATATTTGTCGGTGAGCCTAGTTAGAAGTTCTAGGTCACGAGACTAACTGCCCCGATAGGTTGAGAAACTGTAAGGCGAGACGAGAAGAGGAACGTGATAATGCGCTTCTGGATCATCTAGACCAAAGCGAATAACAACATCGTCTAGGAAAGGCACGCCATCCAATTCCACGCCTTTACTTCTGTAGTAATCGGCTACGTAAAACACCAATTGATATTTCCCCGGTCGGAAATCATTCCCTGCCAGAATCGGCGCATCGGTTCGGCCATCGGAGTTAGTGATTACCGTCGCCAGCTTTTCTGTTGAGTCTTCATTGACCTTATAAAGCTCTACCTTGATCTCTGCACCCGGTAAGCCGTGAGTTGTGTCTAATACGTGTGTTGTTAATCTTCCCATAGTCCTTTAATAGCGCTTTTGGCGCTCCTCTGTTCCGTGGTTTATCTGTCTGTTTCGACCTTGCAAAGAATGCAACTGGTCACTTTGTTATCACTAACTATGTACGAACTGTACACAATTAGTAAAGCGAATTGTTGTAAAAATGTTAACTATTGTGTCGTTTTTTCTGACTTTATAGATCTTGATTATCGTTTTTTGGTGAGTTTTGGTTTTATTAAGTTATTGTTTTTAATTAGCAATAGTGCGTAAATTTAACTTGAATAACAAAATCTTTACATTGAGATAAATAATTGTATACAATAAATGTACAGGGGTAAGGTTGCTCTGTTTATCGAGAATCCATTTGGTTGAATCATTTGGTGACTTACTTAAAGAGCGGCTAAGCCAACCACTTATGTTAGGAGTACTTGGATGAATAAGGATTATTCAAGAAATTTGATCGGTTACGGAGCTAACCCTCCAAACCCTCAATGGCCAGGTAATGCGCGCGTCGCGGTTTCTTTTGTATTGAACTATGAAGAGGGCGGTGAGCGTTGTTTGTTACATGGAGACGACGAGTCTGAAGCCTTTCTCTCAGAGATCCCGTCAGCACAACCGATCAAAGGCGAACGTCACATCAGCATGGAATCCATCTATGAATATGGTAGCCGTGTAGGTGTGTGGCGTGTTCTTCGCTTGTTCGATGAATATGAAATCCCACTGACCGTATTTGCTGTCGCAATGGCGATTGAGCGTCACCCAGACGTTGCCAAAGCCATGGTCGAAGCGGGGCACGAAATCTGTAGCCACGGTTACCGTTGGATCGACTATCAATACATTGATGAGTCTGAAGAGCGCGATCACATGACCAAAGCGATTGAGATCATTCAACAAGTGACGGGTCAGCGCCCGCAAGGTTGGTACACAGGTCGAACGGGTCCAAATACGCGTCGCTTGGTTGCAGAAGAGGGCGGTTTTCTTTACGACTCTGATGCCTACGATGATGACCTGCCTTATTGGCACACCGAGACTGGTCATCCGCAACTGGTGATCCCTTACACACTCGATGTGAACGACATGCGCTTTTCAACCGCGCAAGGCTTCAACTCGGGTGAGCAGTTTTTCCAATACCTAAAAGACACGTTTGACACCCTTTATATGGAAGGTGAAACAGCACCGAAAATGATGTCGGTTGGGCTGCATTGTCGTCTGATTGGTCGTCCCGGTCGTATTGCTGCATTAAGACGTTTCTTAGACTACGTAAAACAGCATGACAGCGTGTGGTTATGTCGTCGAATCGATATCGCCAACCACTGGCACCAACATCATCCATATCAACCAAATAACGCTATTCATCAACAACAAAAGTAGCAGTGAAGCAAGGAGGCTTAACGTGACTGAATTTCGATCATGCCAACCAACAACCATGGACCGCGATACGTTTGTCGCTCACTTTGCTGATGTCTACGAACACAGCCCGTGGGTTGCAGAAGTGGTGTATGACCAAGGTTTGAATGCAGAAGACGACCATATCGAGAATCTTCATCTGAAAATGGCATCGGCCTTGTTAAGTGCAGACCAAGGCAAACAGTTGGCTTTGATCAATGCTCACCCGGATTTAGCCGGTCGAGCAGCAGTAAACGGCGAACTCACCGAGTCGTCGACCAAAGAACAAGCGGGGGCGGGCATCGACCAGTGCAGCGCCGAA comes from the Vibrio splendidus genome and includes:
- a CDS encoding alpha-xenorhabdolysin family binary toxin subunit A, translated to MKKITKTLVLSSISIGLLSSFAFTSQAAPVQVNQASAEQNIPQVTYDTIIGENGVFIDLDTDNFILKQQEWYQIQAYVEGALALPVTEASMKSTLSIPNDIPFSNFQALVEQYSNIHDTAFYWKKDLYPSIVGLSLSLANYAQIKDYMLNPLSDALNEMLAKAFSPLPEDIEAVERNRKMAIAYLKSLQNFSMRYQQEVSDVGGNLLEFSATLDTQKLQLDVLEGTHNGYLSDDGSALQQRVNDINARITQLNKDYTHYVTVASTAVTYAWFPLVAGPIMGVYGDKAEKARKLRNELQSEVKELQEQLTYTQKIYNSYHRSSESIEIISQQIGNAIPHINKLKLNWQKMNADFTSLLVALEQAQDNADIMKDDAMLGAIGALANTTVAESNWSNISEKAKAFANNAYIQKMD
- a CDS encoding nucleobase:cation symporter-2 family protein, producing MKLLYTLNERPPHGLTFLLALQHMLASIGGIVAVPLIVGASIGLPNTEIVSLINAALLASGIVTVAQCLGFGPVGIRLPVVMGSSFAFLGVAISIGNEGGVAAIMGSALIGSFVVIGASFYMDKVRKLFPTVVSGVVVTLIGLTILPVAMNWVGDSPANTEQFATLPKLFLALVSLGIVVGVSVYCKGAVAASAIVIGLAGGYIVALSLGMVDLEQISSAAWVGGPEPFKYGFTFSASAIISMSLVYIVVIAEATGDFMALGNNCQTQVSGKDLKRGLLGDGLGSTLSSILTAMPLASFSQNVGIVGITGVASRYVVAATGGLLILGGLFPKLAAIAVTIPKPVLGGVGFVMFGMIAYAGIRMLIKAADTKRNALVICVGLASGLAVTFEPRLLQHLPHDLANFLHSGITTGTIMTVLLNLVLPKSSRAEEQEALAESQAQVELEMKEQAEEERHSDEQLEIQQASTEADVQAASDDPEPKTN
- a CDS encoding 8-oxoguanine deaminase, whose protein sequence is METIWIKNPLAIYTGSLADAEGGIVIKGNTIIELVGKHKEPTLPVDYSVDASRHVVTPGLINAHHHFYQTLTRAYPGALNKELFHWLQSLYPVWANLDSEMMSLATELALVELMMSGCTTASDHHYLLPNGLEHAIDLQVEAAEKLGVRAIFTRGSMSLGEDEGGLPPRHTIQTEQTIIDDSQRLIRDYHQRDEGAMIQIALAPCSPFSVTTDLMKETAKISERENVMMHTHLCETLDEEDFCIEKFGLRPVDYLEDVGWLNERTWLAHGIHFNPEEIKRLGKAGIGISHCPTSNMMLASGICKNNDLEAAGVKVGLGVDGSASNDGSNMIAEVRMAMYLQRLQYGSANVSHFDALRWATSGSARAMGRTDIGTLEVGKQADIAMFKLDDIRFSGSHDPLAALLLCGAQQADKVMVAGKWRVNDGAVIGVDMEQLMHRHHAAAMKLGKLAMNNN
- the puuE gene encoding allantoinase PuuE, translated to MNKDYSRNLIGYGANPPNPQWPGNARVAVSFVLNYEEGGERCLLHGDDESEAFLSEIPSAQPIKGERHISMESIYEYGSRVGVWRVLRLFDEYEIPLTVFAVAMAIERHPDVAKAMVEAGHEICSHGYRWIDYQYIDESEERDHMTKAIEIIQQVTGQRPQGWYTGRTGPNTRRLVAEEGGFLYDSDAYDDDLPYWHTETGHPQLVIPYTLDVNDMRFSTAQGFNSGEQFFQYLKDTFDTLYMEGETAPKMMSVGLHCRLIGRPGRIAALRRFLDYVKQHDSVWLCRRIDIANHWHQHHPYQPNNAIHQQQK
- the uraH gene encoding hydroxyisourate hydrolase, producing the protein MGRLTTHVLDTTHGLPGAEIKVELYKVNEDSTEKLATVITNSDGRTDAPILAGNDFRPGKYQLVFYVADYYRSKGVELDGVPFLDDVVIRFGLDDPEAHYHVPLLVSPYSFSTYRGS
- the uraD gene encoding 2-oxo-4-hydroxy-4-carboxy-5-ureidoimidazoline decarboxylase produces the protein MTEFRSCQPTTMDRDTFVAHFADVYEHSPWVAEVVYDQGLNAEDDHIENLHLKMASALLSADQGKQLALINAHPDLAGRAAVNGELTESSTKEQAGAGIDQCSAEEFEKFTSYNNSYKSRFNFPFIMAVKGANRYQILESFEMRLGNDSETEFATAIQEINKIAMFRLWDM
- a CDS encoding NCS2 family permease translates to MSESKTEILNQDANNGILEKLFKIKAHGSSVKNELVGGVTTFATMAYIIFVNPQIMAASGMDAGAVFVATCIGAAIGCLLMGLFANWPVGLAPGMGLNAFFSFTVVSEMGYSWEVALGAVFISGILFVGMSFYKVRQWIIESIPVSLRYSMTAGVGLFLGLIGLKTAGIVVENPATLVSLGDFTKPEALLAAIAFLIIAVLSERKVFGAVLIGILSVTLVGMMLGLVHYNGFFAAPPSLAPTFLKMDIMGALDVSMISVILAFLFVNMFDTAGTLMGVAERANLTNPETGKIEGLSKALKADSISSVAGACVGCPPVTSYVESAAGVAAGARTGLSAIVVGVLFLAAIFLSPLAGMIPAYATSGALIYVAFVMMSSMQHVDWKDFTNGAPAAITALMMPLTFSIANGIALGFITYTVLKLATGKTKDVSISMYFLAAIFVAKLVFIG